The Telopea speciosissima isolate NSW1024214 ecotype Mountain lineage chromosome 11, Tspe_v1, whole genome shotgun sequence genome includes the window TGGAAATTCATGAAGGTAGAAcatgggaaaaaagaaaagaactgcAGTGACAACAATATGAGAAAAAAGAGAACTAACATTACAGTAGGCCAATGGACTCTTAAAACTTGCACTCTTGCAGCACTAAGAAGAAACCCAATAAAGAGGAGTATAAAACTATAAACTACAATTAAGATTTCCAATAACGACAATGAGGAGGCAAAAACAGAATAAATGCATTCAACAAATGGATTTGGCCAAAGGCTTGGGGAAccatgaaaaaaagaaaagtatgcCATATCAGACCGAGGGGTTGAAATGGAGACATTCGGGCCAAAATTGTCAATCTCTGGCCGGCAATACAGAAAGGAACCAGAGACAGTCACCCTAGGGAATTCGGATGAACTCGACGAGGGTCAAGGAGTGAGGAAGACAGCAAGCATCCTTCGACTTTTCGACCTTAAGCGGCAAGTCTTGAGAAAATTATACGAATGACTCATAAGTATTTAATAAATTCTCATGACAGGAGGCGTTTGCTAACTACTGAACGATTAAAGTCAATGGATAGAACAGTTCATTGGGCTAAAACAAGACCCATAAAGTCATTCAATTAGAAAGATATAATAATTGATAATGGAATCCAACTAACTAATTTTCCCGCCATGTGACAATGTTTGATTGAGGATGAAATTTAGTGGGCATATTTCTCCGTCATTATCTAATCAtggttaaaatttttaaatcaaTATGAATCATTCAAATGGTCTACCCGGTGTTCCGCGGATTACATGACTCATACTCCTTTAGGTTCTTTAAATTCCTCAGGTGGTGTAGCTAAAAAGATCAATGCGTTCGATTATGTCTCTCATAGAAATTGATTAGCTACCTCAAATGTCACTTTAGTGTTTTTTAAAAGGGCAAAACTTATCAGAACAGCACACATACTAAGCTTACTTAGCTACCCaaatatttgccacatggcagatctACAGTAGTCATGGTGACATGGCGATCCAAGGGAGTTGCAGAGCCAAAAAAATCAACGACACCAACTAGATGCCTAGACGGCGCCTAGGCTGTGGACAAGTAGACCCCAACACTCCCCTGCTCACAAGTAAATTTTGTGATGCGAACCCGGTTTGCAAACCCGCTTTGGGTCACTATGGACCCACCCCAATTAACAGAAAATCAAATATAATGGGAACAGTGGCAATTTCATAATATCACAGCACAATGAGGGCCCTATTTGGTAACACAAATAGGAGATGGGATTAATAGGTAATTAATCTTGAAAGAAAAGGATTTTCTGtaattctaaaaaaaaaggtgggaaTTAAACAGAGTCAATTTCAAGAAGGAAGGGAAATTAGTAATTACAAAATTATGATCTTAACTGTAAATAGAAGAATTTTTGCTTCTTCATGACTCTCGTAATGCCAAAGAACTTAACCACTTCTGAGTGAGAGAACTCACTCATatgacaccccccccccccaatggaTCTGAAACTTTTTGTGGAGGTTAGTAGCTCAGATCTACTGGTTCCAACCCCCAGAATCACTCAAATTGGAATCTTAAGATCAACCAAAAATTCAGCAACCAGGGTTTGACGGAAAAACAGGAACCAGATTTGGTTTCTGGGAATTATCTCACAGTATGGGGCATTCTATGGTAGAATTCTGGACTTTGGGTCACTCTAGAATGCTGATTCAAACCTCAGACCATCAGCCTGATCTGTGAACACTCGGATGAGTTCTAGTGATCGCTTCTCATCCTAGATGCACCGCCTATTGCAGGGAACAAGGAGTAACagtaacaaacaaagaagaaaggtaAAAAAAGCTTACCTACAAGAAGAGATTCAGAATCGCAGGGAAAAGTAGGACAACAACCAACAAGCTGCTCAGGCTCGCAGGCAACACTCAAATGAAAAATCAATATTCCATTCTCCCTTCAATTTGTTGGATTACCtgcatatataaagaaaagaaattgcaCCCAACAAGGAAACTTAAAGCTAACTTGAACAAGGgaactaaaactaaaatatcCTACATATCTAATccctacccaaaataaaatattacataaTATTatcctaaataaaataaacctcCCTAAATATCCTATTGAACCAACAACCAACCTCCTAAAATATCCTATTGAGAACTAACAACCCGGTTTGGAATCAGTTCCTTGTGACCTATGTGTCCCAATGGGTCAAACCAGTCCAGCCAAGTATCTGCATCATTTTGTCAAGTGGAAAAATAAACatgggatgcatgccaatacactGGAGCGTATTTGATTGAACTAGAATCTGAATTGACATGTATCTAATCCCAGGCATGTACTAGCTACCCAACAGGCAGAATTGCCACACCATCATTCCAATAGCAGAATGAGATGGGCTGTCTTATTAGCTTATCAAGACCAGACAGTTCAAATGAGTTTTTCTGTAAAGGTGATTTTCTATTTAGAACTAGTTACAGTATACTGAGTATAGCAACCCTAGAAGAAACTAAGAGAAAaaccccatgaaaggtgaatCATATGGATGAGATAGATCTACAAATTTCACTAGTAATCCATCTAAATTATTCTTTACCAAATGACCAATCACAAACGTCTGAATGAGTGGCACACTTGCAAAACTTGCTGCTTTACTTAAAATGCTTCCAATTATACTGCAATAGCATTTGCTACCAATATTTAAAAGTGAGTACACTACTAAGTTATTTTAGTTATGTATgattattacttgttttaaaATACATGCAACTCTTATTTTTAGGTAGAAtctttttcatatttatttaaaaatttctcaattaCCGACCAAAATTTGAATTAAACAATGATAATCTCATGCATTGTCCCAGATGGCAAGGTATTAGATTGAGTTAGGCtccaaaatttgacatgtggctaatttAGAACATGGcctctctatccaatggtcagtATAAGTCATTATAACAACGTACACTGTCCATGTGGCAAAAGAATAGTGAGGAAGTGGGAATGGTTCTACCACAGGCCTGTTAAGGAACGATTCTCTCCTAATATGCTCATAATTAGTTATCAGCAGAATACTCACATCAGTTGCTACCATCTTAATAGGAAAACAGTGAAATATAACTTGCCACTTTGAGTATTCTCTTGACAGAAACATATGGTATTGGAATCCATTTATAAATGATCTTGTGTGAGACTATGAGTAGGAAAGTCCAtaacaaaaaaaggggggagggggagggggagggggattgTCCTTGTAATAAGAATGAATTTTATTAAGTTGCAAATCTAATACATCTCTACACTCCTAACTACCTAAGTTGGAAAAAATAACAGCAAAACTGGCCTTTACAAAATCAACAGCTTCTTGTACAAAAACAATAGATAGGTGACAGAACCCTATCAAGCAAAGGGAACCTttttaaaattaaggaaaaggcAAAGACCACTCTACATGGCCATGCCGCTATAGTTAGTAAATACTTGTATGGCAAAAAATGGGTATGGACACATACAGGCACTAAATTTCGGGAGCAAAAAAAAGGCATATCTTCAATATGCAACATACATACACATCACTCAACAAAGTGCTATGAAAAGAGACCAAATAATGCAAGCTCCTATCTCAATTTACCCAAACTACTCTATGAAGAACTATACCAACATTAGAACAGAGTACAAAGTGCAGTATTTTGTCTTTAAGATGAAGCACCCATATACTTCACCATCAAGAAGCAAATGAACCACCACAGCTATATCAGCTAATGGCCCAAAGCAGAGAATAAATGCTGGAAAAGATTATCAGCCAAACATAAATGGTTGGGATCCCAAGATTGCCAATCAACACCGtccccctccacccccccccctcacttTGACACAGTTAAGATTTATTGGGTCGGTGTAGTTGCATCACaaggttgaaaattttaaaagacgccaaaatgaaaaaactgatGAGAAGATCGGCAACGAACAAGGGGTTGAGGCAGGGACATAGGCTTTCGTTAGGAGCTAACAAGATCATTCAAAAACGAGAGGGGGAGATGATAGATTTGTGAAGCGAGGGAATGGAAGCCCATCCAAGTGCCCCATGTTAGGGttctgatgattttttttttccccgccttttgggggttggggagggtaagaagaagaaagatccATTAATGGAATTAAGCCTATATTTGGAATGATTTCAGTCTCTTAAAAAACCTAAACACATGAAAGGAGGAGAATCATCGAAAGACCTATATTGGGGATCTGATTGCACCGATAGGATGgaagaaaaatcagaaaacagAGACTGGATTGCAAAACTTTGAACTCAGGAAGCACTGAAACCAAGTTTGCCGATAGGCTTAATCATTCAAGCGAATTTCAAACACAGCAAATCCCACTGCCGAGAAAATCATgggaaaaaatggttttttaaaaaaaaattcagttaaCCATAGGATTTAATATATGAAGACTCTGCATTTAGTCTCTCCAAAATTTCTTGCAACAGACTCCAATTTAATCAGACAGATAAAAAATCAGGTttcgaaagaagaagaagaagaagaagagaaaataaatccTTCATCCATCTCTAACCCCGTCAATAACTACACGACAAAAGATTGCAACCTCTTTGAAGCAGCACGCTCTGTTCTGTTCTTAGGGACATTTGAGAATAGAGATGGCGGTGGCGGAGTTCTTATGAACTGCAAATTTAAAAACCCTGTACTTGGATATGCATTGGCCGTATGGGCGCTTGCCGCTTCCATCTAGGATTTTTTGTGTGAAAGATGCCAACGAAAAGGGTCAAACTGATAACGGTTGTGTTACCTACCAAAACACCAGATAACGGTTATTTTGTGTGTATTATATGTCACGCGCCAGTGTTTACACCATTACAGGTCtttgaaaaaatataagaaaaagaaaggtgaATTATTCGGAagaagaacgctacctggttgCGTAGTTCTTACGCCAGCGGGGTGGGCCAATGAGGGGACGCACAAGGGCATCGATCTGggagggatttttttattttataaacggtgaggtggtcatttcaaggGGTTATGCCTCGACAgtgattaagggtgtcaaacctAGCCCGAACTGTTACGCTCAATCGAAAAAATCGGGACCGAACTGAACCGAACCTTATTgtattggttttggactgggggTATGACAGAATTGGATGAAAATTGGATTGCACCAAACCGACCGAtaacaaaccaaaaaccaaaccaaatgaaatcgataaaaaaaaatcattgagtatgaataggtgaattgattatctatttttaccaaaaaaaaaaaaatttgattatcCATTTCAAAATTAGTGAGTAAATTTCTTGTTGTAAaggaaattgttacaaatcaatgagtatgaggttatgaaaatagggaaattgatttgtaacaatagTTCTTCGATTGATCTCTTTgtttactatacaaaattagttggttgtCAAATAAATGTTTTGATAGTAAAgtttattttgtgatttcaatattatttaTCTTCTCAGTAactattcattgatttcaatattaattatcttcctcttacaattaatgataaataattatagGATAAATTACAAGTCAACCCCtaattttcaaacgaaactcagatcaccccctgtttttgaaaaaaactcaaatcaccccctgatttagaccccaatatgacaaattagtccctaccattagttttatgatgttaagtgatgatgtcagccagttaagtaaatttaaattcctaaactacccttgaccaatgttgaagaagaaggaagggtagtattgtaaatttaattctaatattttagtacaagggtaaaatagtcctttcacaccaataactaacagcgtactaacaccgttactgtagagggggtgatttgagtttttaaaaaaactagGGGGAGATCTGAGTTACGTCTGAAAACCAAAGgctgacgtgtaatttaccaataattatatgatttataACAATGATTTagctacaaactctatttatccattgatttaaaTGTTAGTTATCTTCCATTCTTCCCCTGACAACCATATTTGCTTTTGGCTTCCCATACTTGTTTTAGGATGGAAAACTGACCAAAGAGATAAGAAAGGTTCAGCTTAAAGATTTTGTTCAGCTAGCTAATGATTTGGCAATCTTTGTCAGATCAACTACAAAGACTATGTATCTGTCAGACATTTCCCTTCTCTATCTACCAACAAAGAAGGGTTACCATATCCATATTTGCTATTGTGTTTCAAATGGCAACATATTAATGAACCATTTGTCAAGGTATCATGAGATATTATAACCCTACTTTTCTATCGTTGcctaaaaaaaaggtaaattatagatcaccccctgatttttgaaaaaactcaaatgtccccctctatagtaacggtgttaatctgctattagttattgatatgaaaggactactttacctttgtactaaaacattagaattaaatttacagtactacccttccttcatcttcaacattggtcacgggtagtttaaggatttaaatttatttgacTAGCTGACATTATTACTTAACAGCAAAAAACTAACGTTAGcgactaatttgtcattttggagtctaaatcagggggtgatttgagttttttcaaaaatcagggggtgatctgaatttcgattgaaaaccaggggatgatctgtaatttaccctttattttttagtgCTCCATTTAGGGTTTCGAACGATAGAAAGCAAGAGTGAGAGAGGGGGAGTAGCAGGGGAGAGCCACAGTCATGGCGAGGATTAAGGTTCACGAGCTCAGAGGAAAGTCGAAGATAGATCTATTGAACCTCTTGAAAGATCTGAAACCAGAACTTGCTCTGCTCCGAATCGCAAAGGTCACTGGTGGTGCACCTAACAAAATTTTCAAGATCAAGGTGGTTAGGCTCTCAATTGTGCAGGTCTTGATTGTGATCTCACATAAGCAAAAAACGGCTCTGAGGGAAGCctacaagaaaaagaagttcCTGCTGCTTGATCTTCATCTGAAGAAAACTAGAGCCATTAGAAAACGCTTGACTAAGCACCAGGAATCCTTAAAATCACCGCAGGAAGAGAAGCAACAGAGGTACTTCCCAATGAGGAAGTATGCCATCAAGGTGTAGGGTAGGACAAATTTAGAATCTGTAACGTTTACTCGAGACAAATGTAGATTGATcgaagatggagaaggagaagatactgGCTTTGGCTCCGGTGCCAGTGTTGGAGAAGGTGAAACATTTCAGTCCTTCATCACacttgattttggggttttttgctAAAGTATAATACAGTAAGCTTGACATTTAAACAAAATTAACTTGTTTACAACATTacttaagggtaaaatagtaactctACCCGTAGCTaagggtagtttaaggatttaaaaatatttacctTGCTAACATCATACCTTAACCGTATAAAACTAACGGTGGGGACTAATTGTAATATAGGACTCTAATACAAGGGGACGGGTGAGTAGTTTCAAATAAGA containing:
- the LOC122646850 gene encoding 60S ribosomal protein L35-like, translating into MARIKVHELRGKSKIDLLNLLKDLKPELALLRIAKVTGGAPNKIFKIKVVRLSIVQVLIVISHKQKTALREAYKKKKFLLLDLHLKKTRAIRKRLTKHQESLKSPQEEKQQRYFPMRKYAIKV